Below is a window of Agathobacter rectalis ATCC 33656 DNA.
GCCACAATAATTCTTCCAAGTCGCTTCTTTAAATCTGCCATATCATCGGCCAGGCAGAGTATTGCCATAATTTCAGATGCTACAGTGATGACAAAATGATCTTCTCTGACCATTCCGTCCATCTTGCTTCCAAGACCAACAACGATATTTCTAAGGACACGGTCATTCATATCCATACATCTCTTCCATACAATCTGGCGTGGGTCGATACCAAGCTCGTTTCCCTGCTGGATATGATTGTCAAGAAGTGCCGCAAGCAGATTGTTCGCAGATGTAATTGCATGAAAATCTCCTGTAAAATGAAGATTTAAATCCTCCATTGGGACAACCTGTGCATATCCGCCACCGGCTGCTCCTCCCTTGATACCAAAGCAAGGTCCAAGTGACGGCTCACGAAGTGCGATAAGTGCTTTCTTTCCCAGGCGTCCAAATGCCTCTCCAAGACCTACGCTTGTGGTTGTCTTTCCCTCTCCTGCAGGAGTCGGGTTTATAGCTGTAACAAGTATGAGCTTTCCGTCAGGATTTTTCTTTGTGCGATTGATAAGCTCATCAGAAATCTTTGCCTTATACTTTCCATAAAGCTCTAAGTCATCCTCTTCAATCCCTATAGATGCTGCTACATCCTTGATTGGAAGCATTGTAGCTTCCTGTGCGATCTGAATATCTGTTTTCATTTTTCTTTGCTCCTTTGTGTTAATTATTCTCTAATATAGTATCTAATTCCTCTTTAGTCACCAGAACCTTGCGGGGCTTTGTCCCCTCCTCAGGTCCCACTACACCGGCCTCTTCGAGCTGATCCATGATGCGGGCCGCCCTGTTGAAGCCAATTTTAAGGTATCTTTGAAGCATTCCAATTGAAGCCCGTTCCTTATCTGTGATAATTGACGCTGCCTCCGCAAAGTAAGAGTCCCTGCCATCATCCGTGTTTTCCACATCTGAAATGGTAACGGTTGTATTTGTCGTATCATTCGACAGGCTCTCCATCTTTTGTGCCACATCATTACTGTACTGTGCATTCTCATTATTTTCAATAATAAATTTCACAATATCGGAAACTTCTTTATCTGAAACGAATGCGCCCTGTACTCGAAGGGGCTTCGGAACACCCTGTGGGTCAAATAACATATCTCCCTTTCCAAGGAGCTTTTCCGCACCATTCATATCAAGTATGGTACGACTGTCAACACCGCTTGTAACCGCAAATGCGATACGGCTTGGCATATTCGCCTTGATGAGACCTGTAATAACATTAACAGAAGGCCTCTGTGTAGCTATAATCAGATGTATACCGGCTGCTCTCGCAAGCTGTGCCAGCCTGCATATTGCCTCCTCTACATCCTTTGATGCGACCATCATAAGATCTGCAAGCTCGTCCACTATAATGACAATCTGTGGCATCTTTGGCGGTTTTTCTGTATCCTTGCCATCCATTGCATCAATCATGGCATTGTAACCGTTTATTTCCCTGACACCGCTGTTTGCAAACTTCTCGTATCGGTCTGTCATCTCTGAAACCGCCCAGTTTAATGCTCCTGCAGCTTTTTTAGGATCTGTAACAACCGGAATCATCAGATGAGGTATGCCATTGTATACACTAAGCTCAACCACCTTCGGGTCAATCATAATCAGCTTTACCTCATCCGGCTTTGCCTTGTATAGTATACTCATGATAATTGTATTGATACAAACTGACTTACCTGAGCCGGTAGCACCTGCAATTAAAAGATGTGGCATTTTTGCGATATCCGTAACCTTAACCTTGCCTGCAATATCTTTTCCCACTGCAAAGGTAATCTTTGATTTGGCATTTTTAAATTCTTCAGACTCCACAAGCTCCCTGAAGGAAACAGCAACACTCTGGCTGTTTGGCACTTCGATGCCCACAGCGGCTTTTCCCGGAATAGGAGCCTCGATTCGTATATCCGCGGCTGCCAGATTAAGCTTTATATCATCTGCCAGATTCACAATCTTTGATACCTTCACTCCAAGCTCCGGTGTGATTTCAAACCTTGTAACAGCAGGACCGCAGCTTATATTATTCACCTTCGCATTCACCCCAAACACATTAAGAGTCTGTTCAAGCTTTGCCGCCGTCTCACGCAGATGAGCCTGCGAATCACCGGTTTTACCCCTGTCAGGAGCCTTAAGCAGATCAACAGTCGGAAATACATACGGCTTCTGCTGGATTGCATTTTCTGCGTCATTTACCGCTATCTGCTCGCTGACTTTTTCAACCTCTTTGGCGAGCTCATCTTTGTCTGATTTGACATTTTTCTTACCTGGCTCTGCTGCAGGTGGTTTTGTCATTACCGCATCTGCAACCGGAGCTGACAATTTTGATTGCAGCTCATTATCTTTTTGTATGTCAAAATCATCAGATATATCAGGCTCCACGCAGCCCGATATAGGTATCTGCGACACATGGCTTGCA
It encodes the following:
- a CDS encoding DNA translocase FtsK, translated to MATRKKSSAKRQTKKERMAQIERQQAFKKEIFLWIVVAVSILLFISNFGIGGHLGNAVSGFLFGVFGMVAYIFPLVLLVGSFFAVSNKGNSYAIMKLVMTIVFIWFICVFMYLAVYGEFAVSPVQSYIDSVERHSGGGFIGALIGCILVPAVGIIGAYVVTIVVMIICLVLITGKSFMKGMRNGGRKVYESARENNERYQEYRQYKSRERQTREGLASDDTDSDIKEAAKGGRRSKRAGRRMDNKITGVSLDTKIDGSENALDSGMAGSDTAHVGIFGQGAAATDALGEITIENYPSSPAIKEKKTTSLTSGDAGEIVQTPDFGVASEPVSVLGGTADSDSADELGRNTLQQINGMKPDGSGAAAASHVSQIPISGCVEPDISDDFDIQKDNELQSKLSAPVADAVMTKPPAAEPGKKNVKSDKDELAKEVEKVSEQIAVNDAENAIQQKPYVFPTVDLLKAPDRGKTGDSQAHLRETAAKLEQTLNVFGVNAKVNNISCGPAVTRFEITPELGVKVSKIVNLADDIKLNLAAADIRIEAPIPGKAAVGIEVPNSQSVAVSFRELVESEEFKNAKSKITFAVGKDIAGKVKVTDIAKMPHLLIAGATGSGKSVCINTIIMSILYKAKPDEVKLIMIDPKVVELSVYNGIPHLMIPVVTDPKKAAGALNWAVSEMTDRYEKFANSGVREINGYNAMIDAMDGKDTEKPPKMPQIVIIVDELADLMMVASKDVEEAICRLAQLARAAGIHLIIATQRPSVNVITGLIKANMPSRIAFAVTSGVDSRTILDMNGAEKLLGKGDMLFDPQGVPKPLRVQGAFVSDKEVSDIVKFIIENNENAQYSNDVAQKMESLSNDTTNTTVTISDVENTDDGRDSYFAEAASIITDKERASIGMLQRYLKIGFNRAARIMDQLEEAGVVGPEEGTKPRKVLVTKEELDTILENN